The Sebastes umbrosus isolate fSebUmb1 chromosome 23, fSebUmb1.pri, whole genome shotgun sequence genome contains a region encoding:
- the LOC119482363 gene encoding endosome/lysosome-associated apoptosis and autophagy regulator family member 2-like isoform X1, with protein MLELGWASWFPRCLVLVLIIIITSSSSVSTDLRPCHDTDYYYQYTECDSTGSRWRVAIPLNPSSCSDLPPPTRGTDCSFSCPAGKFLEMTTQQCTPCASGSYSLGSGLRFDQWDAIPAGFTSLASFLDPGQNGEDIQACNSSSWTPQGVYLESNRDECTVSLVYAVHLEKQGSVSFTYQYPDNNIFFEFYVQNEQCQEMAQTDDQKWIKVTNNGEWDTHTVNLKSGTNILYWRTTGILVGGKMVKPVLLKNIQIEGVAYTSECFPCRPGWFSSAPGSSSCQPCSSNTFSTKGASSCTTCPEHHYSNEGWAECKVRPPCSEKDYFQIHTACDSEGKTQVLYRWVEPKICVENITGAVELPATGQRETCPPCNPGYYNSNDSTCLPCPPGTHSDGTSVCLECPAGTEPVLGYEYKWWNVLPSNMKTSCFNVGNSKCDDMNGWEVAGDHVRSGAGSSDNDYLILSLHVPGFKVPASLSGMTGSEFGWITFVFETICSGDCELYFMMDVNRKSTTVVESWEGSKGKQSYAHSMSRNASVTFTWAFQRTNNAQDVRSYVSDTVKLYSISVTNVLDGVASACRACALVPQNSQRAGSSCVPCPAGFYIDRDTNRCQECPPNTHLAGRHTFGQDACVACGPGSISNKEHSRCYSDCSFSHTENNRTLTFDLSPLSDVGSLTIGPSFTSKGTKYLHLFNISLCGHEGKRAAVCTDNVTDVSSKDDQSDSAQFVNSVDSFICQSTIIPADGRGFRMAISSQSISLADAFIGATVDSVLDGVNAKPDLFPENLKDVPDINFFYRSTQATASCDQGRSSVITVRCNPEKSERAELSVPSSCPAGTCDGCTFHFLWESASACPRCAKDDYHKIEGACKGGVQVTLYMWNEPKLCTKGVSLPPRSSAPCEAIALWLKVGVGGGAFVAVLLISLTCYFWKKNKRLEYKYSRLVMHANKECELPAADSCALVEGEEPDDDVVYTQKPSLLGKLRAIANKHEVGDSCESVQLNSSQCDRWVLG; from the exons ATGCTGGAGCTGGGATGGGCCTCCTGGTTCCCCCGCtgcctggttctggttctcatcatcatcatcacatcatcatcatcagtgtcCACCGACCTGCGGCCGTGCCATGAT ACAGACTACTACTACCAGTACACAGAGTGTGACAGCACAGGGTCACGATGGAGAGTCGCCATCCCTCTCAACCCGAGCTCCTGCTCAGACCTCCCACCTCCAACCAGAGGAACAGACTGCT CGTTCTCCTGTCCGGCCGGGAAGTTTTTAGAGATGACCACACAGCAGTGCACGCCGTGTGCGTCCGGCTCCTATTCGCTGGGCAGCGGCCTCCGTTTTGACCAATGGGACGCCATCCCCGCAGGCTTCACCAGCCTGGCCAGCTTCTTGGACCCCGGGCAAAACGGAGAGGACATTCAGGCCTGTAACAG CTCATCGTGGACGCCGCAGGGTGTGTATCTGGAGTCGAACCGCGACGAGTGTACGGTGTCTTTGGTTTACGCCGTCCATCTGGAGAAACAGGGATCCGTCTCCTTCACCTACCAGTACCCcgacaacaacatcttctttgAGTTCTAT GTCCAGAACGAGCAGTGTCAGGAAATGGCTCAGACTGATGACCAGAAGTGGATTAAAGTCACTAACAATGGAgaatgggacacacacaca gtGAATCTGAAGTCCGGTACCAACATCCTGTATTGGAGAACCACCGGCATCCTGGTGGGAGGGAAGATGGTCAAACCTGTGCTGCTCAAGAACATCCAAATAGAGG GTGTTGCCTACACATCGGAGTGTTTCCCGTGCCGGCCCGGCTGGTTCAGCTCGGCGCCCGGCTCCTCATCCTGTCAGCCGTGTTCCAGCAACACCTTCTCCACAAAGGGGGCGTCCTCCTGTACGACCTGCCCTGAACACCACTACTCAA atGAGGGCTGGGCCGAGTGTAAGGTGCGGCCGCCGTGCTCAGAGAAGGATTATTTCCAGATCCACACGGCCTGCGACAGCGAAGGGAAG ACGCAGGTGTTGTATCGTTGGGTGGAGCCAAAGATCTGTGTGGAGAACATCACGGGGGCGGTGGAGCTGCCGGcgacggggcagagagagacCTGTCCTCCCTGCAACCCCGGCTACTACAACAGCAACGACTCCACCTGTTTGCCCTGCCCACCTGGAACCCACTCAGACGGCACCTCCG tgTGCCTTGAGTGCCCTGCAGGTACGGAGCCAGTGTTGGGTTACGAGTATAAATGGTGGAACGTGCTGCCGTCCAACATGAAGACTTCCTGTTTCAACGTGGGCAACTCCAAATGTGACGACATGAACG GATGGGAGGTTGCAGGCGACCATGTTCGCAGCGGAGCAGGCAGTTCAGATAACGACTACCTCATCCTCAGCCTGCATGTGCCTGGCTTCAA GGTCCCAGCTTCTCTTTCAGGGATGACCGGCAGTGAGTTTGGCTGGATAACCTTTGTGTTCGAGACCATCTGCTCTGGCGACTGTGAGCTCTACTTCATGATG GATGTGAACAGGAAGAGCACCACAGTGGTGGAGTCGTGGGAAGGCAGTAAGGGGAAACAGTCGTACGCTCACAGCATGTCCAGGAACGCCTCTGTCACATTTACATGGGCCTTCCAGAGGACGAATAATGCTCAGGAC GTTCGTAGTTACGTCAGTGACACGGTGAAGCTGTACTCCATCAGCGTGACTAACGTCCTGGATGGCGTGGCGTCGGCGTGTCGGGCCTGCGCTCTGGTACCTCAGAACTCCCAGCGGGCCGGCTCCTCCTGCGTCCCCTGCCCTGCTGGCTTTTACATCGACAGAGACACCAACCGGTGTCAGGAGTGTCCGCCCAACACTCACCTGGCAGGACGCCACACCTTCGGCCAGGACGCATGCGTCGCCTGTGGGCCCGGAAGTATCAGCAACAAG GAACACTCTCGTTGCTACAGCGACTGCTCCTTCTCCCACACAGAGAACAACCGTacgctgacctttgacctcagccCCCTGAGCGACGTGGGCTCGCTGACCATCGGGCCGAGTTTCACCTCTAAAGGCACCAAATACCTTCACCTGTTCAACATCAGCCTGTGTGGCCATGAG GGGAAGAGAGCTGCCGTCTGCACCGATAACGTCACCGACGTGTCCAGCAAGGACGACCAGAGCGACTCGGCTCAGTTTGTCAACTCGGTGGACAGCTTCATCTGTCAATCAACCATCATCCCAGCCGATGGGCGGGGCTTCAGGATGGCCATTTCCTCCCAGTCCATCAGCCTCGCGGACGCTTTCATTG GAGCAACAGTCGACTCCGTCCTGGACGGCGTGAATGCTAAACCAGATCTTTTTCCTGAGAACTTAAAGGATGTTCCAGACATCAACTTCTTCTACAG GTCAACGCAGGCGACGGCTTCATGTGATCAGGGTCGCAGTTCAGTCATCACTGTTCGCTGTAACCCCGAAAAGTCTGAGCGAGCAGAGCTCTCTGTGCCCAG ctcCTGTCCTGCAGGAACATGTGATGGATGTACGTTTCACTTCCTGTGGGAGAGCGCCAGCGCCTGTCCACGCTGCGCTAAGGACGACTACCACAAGATAGAAGGAGCGTgcaagggaggcgtccag GTGACTCTGTACATGTGGAACGAGCCCAAGCTGTGCACCAAAGGCGTCTCGCTGCCTCCCAGAAGCTCGGCTCCGTGTGAGGCCATCGCTCTGTGGCTGAAGGTCGGGGTCGGTGGCGGAGCCTTCGTGGCCGTGCTGCTCATCTCCCTCACCTGCTATTTctggaagaaaaacaagag GCTGGAGTACAAGTACTCTCGTCTGGTGATGCATGCAAACAAGGAGTGTGAGCTGCCAGCTGCAGACAGCTGCGCTCTGGTTGAAGGGGAGGAACCCGACGACGACGTGGTCTACACCCAGAAACCCTCCCTGCTGGGGAAACTCCGGGCTATCGCTAACAAG CACGAGGTTGGAGACAGCTGTGAGTCTGTGCAGCTGAACTCGTCCCAGTGTGATCGATGGGTGCTGGGATAA
- the LOC119482363 gene encoding endosome/lysosome-associated apoptosis and autophagy regulator family member 2-like isoform X2 translates to MTTQQCTPCASGSYSLGSGLRFDQWDAIPAGFTSLASFLDPGQNGEDIQACNSSSWTPQGVYLESNRDECTVSLVYAVHLEKQGSVSFTYQYPDNNIFFEFYVQNEQCQEMAQTDDQKWIKVTNNGEWDTHTVNLKSGTNILYWRTTGILVGGKMVKPVLLKNIQIEGVAYTSECFPCRPGWFSSAPGSSSCQPCSSNTFSTKGASSCTTCPEHHYSNEGWAECKVRPPCSEKDYFQIHTACDSEGKTQVLYRWVEPKICVENITGAVELPATGQRETCPPCNPGYYNSNDSTCLPCPPGTHSDGTSVCLECPAGTEPVLGYEYKWWNVLPSNMKTSCFNVGNSKCDDMNGWEVAGDHVRSGAGSSDNDYLILSLHVPGFKVPASLSGMTGSEFGWITFVFETICSGDCELYFMMDVNRKSTTVVESWEGSKGKQSYAHSMSRNASVTFTWAFQRTNNAQDVRSYVSDTVKLYSISVTNVLDGVASACRACALVPQNSQRAGSSCVPCPAGFYIDRDTNRCQECPPNTHLAGRHTFGQDACVACGPGSISNKEHSRCYSDCSFSHTENNRTLTFDLSPLSDVGSLTIGPSFTSKGTKYLHLFNISLCGHEGKRAAVCTDNVTDVSSKDDQSDSAQFVNSVDSFICQSTIIPADGRGFRMAISSQSISLADAFIGATVDSVLDGVNAKPDLFPENLKDVPDINFFYRSTQATASCDQGRSSVITVRCNPEKSERAELSVPSSCPAGTCDGCTFHFLWESASACPRCAKDDYHKIEGACKGGVQVTLYMWNEPKLCTKGVSLPPRSSAPCEAIALWLKVGVGGGAFVAVLLISLTCYFWKKNKRLEYKYSRLVMHANKECELPAADSCALVEGEEPDDDVVYTQKPSLLGKLRAIANKHEVGDSCESVQLNSSQCDRWVLG, encoded by the exons ATGACCACACAGCAGTGCACGCCGTGTGCGTCCGGCTCCTATTCGCTGGGCAGCGGCCTCCGTTTTGACCAATGGGACGCCATCCCCGCAGGCTTCACCAGCCTGGCCAGCTTCTTGGACCCCGGGCAAAACGGAGAGGACATTCAGGCCTGTAACAG CTCATCGTGGACGCCGCAGGGTGTGTATCTGGAGTCGAACCGCGACGAGTGTACGGTGTCTTTGGTTTACGCCGTCCATCTGGAGAAACAGGGATCCGTCTCCTTCACCTACCAGTACCCcgacaacaacatcttctttgAGTTCTAT GTCCAGAACGAGCAGTGTCAGGAAATGGCTCAGACTGATGACCAGAAGTGGATTAAAGTCACTAACAATGGAgaatgggacacacacaca gtGAATCTGAAGTCCGGTACCAACATCCTGTATTGGAGAACCACCGGCATCCTGGTGGGAGGGAAGATGGTCAAACCTGTGCTGCTCAAGAACATCCAAATAGAGG GTGTTGCCTACACATCGGAGTGTTTCCCGTGCCGGCCCGGCTGGTTCAGCTCGGCGCCCGGCTCCTCATCCTGTCAGCCGTGTTCCAGCAACACCTTCTCCACAAAGGGGGCGTCCTCCTGTACGACCTGCCCTGAACACCACTACTCAA atGAGGGCTGGGCCGAGTGTAAGGTGCGGCCGCCGTGCTCAGAGAAGGATTATTTCCAGATCCACACGGCCTGCGACAGCGAAGGGAAG ACGCAGGTGTTGTATCGTTGGGTGGAGCCAAAGATCTGTGTGGAGAACATCACGGGGGCGGTGGAGCTGCCGGcgacggggcagagagagacCTGTCCTCCCTGCAACCCCGGCTACTACAACAGCAACGACTCCACCTGTTTGCCCTGCCCACCTGGAACCCACTCAGACGGCACCTCCG tgTGCCTTGAGTGCCCTGCAGGTACGGAGCCAGTGTTGGGTTACGAGTATAAATGGTGGAACGTGCTGCCGTCCAACATGAAGACTTCCTGTTTCAACGTGGGCAACTCCAAATGTGACGACATGAACG GATGGGAGGTTGCAGGCGACCATGTTCGCAGCGGAGCAGGCAGTTCAGATAACGACTACCTCATCCTCAGCCTGCATGTGCCTGGCTTCAA GGTCCCAGCTTCTCTTTCAGGGATGACCGGCAGTGAGTTTGGCTGGATAACCTTTGTGTTCGAGACCATCTGCTCTGGCGACTGTGAGCTCTACTTCATGATG GATGTGAACAGGAAGAGCACCACAGTGGTGGAGTCGTGGGAAGGCAGTAAGGGGAAACAGTCGTACGCTCACAGCATGTCCAGGAACGCCTCTGTCACATTTACATGGGCCTTCCAGAGGACGAATAATGCTCAGGAC GTTCGTAGTTACGTCAGTGACACGGTGAAGCTGTACTCCATCAGCGTGACTAACGTCCTGGATGGCGTGGCGTCGGCGTGTCGGGCCTGCGCTCTGGTACCTCAGAACTCCCAGCGGGCCGGCTCCTCCTGCGTCCCCTGCCCTGCTGGCTTTTACATCGACAGAGACACCAACCGGTGTCAGGAGTGTCCGCCCAACACTCACCTGGCAGGACGCCACACCTTCGGCCAGGACGCATGCGTCGCCTGTGGGCCCGGAAGTATCAGCAACAAG GAACACTCTCGTTGCTACAGCGACTGCTCCTTCTCCCACACAGAGAACAACCGTacgctgacctttgacctcagccCCCTGAGCGACGTGGGCTCGCTGACCATCGGGCCGAGTTTCACCTCTAAAGGCACCAAATACCTTCACCTGTTCAACATCAGCCTGTGTGGCCATGAG GGGAAGAGAGCTGCCGTCTGCACCGATAACGTCACCGACGTGTCCAGCAAGGACGACCAGAGCGACTCGGCTCAGTTTGTCAACTCGGTGGACAGCTTCATCTGTCAATCAACCATCATCCCAGCCGATGGGCGGGGCTTCAGGATGGCCATTTCCTCCCAGTCCATCAGCCTCGCGGACGCTTTCATTG GAGCAACAGTCGACTCCGTCCTGGACGGCGTGAATGCTAAACCAGATCTTTTTCCTGAGAACTTAAAGGATGTTCCAGACATCAACTTCTTCTACAG GTCAACGCAGGCGACGGCTTCATGTGATCAGGGTCGCAGTTCAGTCATCACTGTTCGCTGTAACCCCGAAAAGTCTGAGCGAGCAGAGCTCTCTGTGCCCAG ctcCTGTCCTGCAGGAACATGTGATGGATGTACGTTTCACTTCCTGTGGGAGAGCGCCAGCGCCTGTCCACGCTGCGCTAAGGACGACTACCACAAGATAGAAGGAGCGTgcaagggaggcgtccag GTGACTCTGTACATGTGGAACGAGCCCAAGCTGTGCACCAAAGGCGTCTCGCTGCCTCCCAGAAGCTCGGCTCCGTGTGAGGCCATCGCTCTGTGGCTGAAGGTCGGGGTCGGTGGCGGAGCCTTCGTGGCCGTGCTGCTCATCTCCCTCACCTGCTATTTctggaagaaaaacaagag GCTGGAGTACAAGTACTCTCGTCTGGTGATGCATGCAAACAAGGAGTGTGAGCTGCCAGCTGCAGACAGCTGCGCTCTGGTTGAAGGGGAGGAACCCGACGACGACGTGGTCTACACCCAGAAACCCTCCCTGCTGGGGAAACTCCGGGCTATCGCTAACAAG CACGAGGTTGGAGACAGCTGTGAGTCTGTGCAGCTGAACTCGTCCCAGTGTGATCGATGGGTGCTGGGATAA
- the LOC119482929 gene encoding tetraspanin-9, whose product MARGCICCVKYMLFLFNLLFWLGGCGLLGVGVWLSVSQGSFATLSPSFPSFSAANLIITLGTVVMVTGFLGCLGAIKENKCLLLSFFIVLLIILLAELILLILFFVYTDKVSENARRDLKEGLVLYNTDNNAGLRDAWNTIQGEWKCCGVINHNDWYTALHDNVVPDRCCQHIYPGCGRNATNTFWTRGCYEKVEEWLDDNKHLLGTIAMCVLVIQLLGMAFSMTLYQQIHRAGKKYEA is encoded by the exons ATGGCTCGTGGTTGCATCTGCTGCGTTAAATACATGCTCTTCCTCTTCAACCTGCTCTTCTGG ctggGCGGGTGTGGACTGCTGGGTGTTGGCGTGTGGTTGTCGGTGTCTCAGGGCAGCTTTGCGACCCTATCGCCCTCCTTCCCGTCATTCTCCGCCGCCAACCTCATCATCACCCTCGGTACCGTCGTCATGGTGACGGGTTTCCTGGGTTGCCTGGGTGCCATCAAGGAGAACAAGTGCCTGCTGCTGAGT TTTTTCATCGTTCTGTTGATCATCCTCTTGGCCGaactcatcctcctcatcctgttCTTTGTCTACACCGACAAG GTGAGCGAAAATGCCAGAAGGGACCTGAAAGAAGGGCTGGTGCTGTACAACACGGACAACAATGCTGGACTGAGGGATGCATGGAACACCATACAGGGAGAG TGGAAATGTTGTGGAGTGATCAACCACAATGACTGGTACACCGCCCTGCATGACAACGTGGTGCCTGACCGCTGCTGCCAGCACATTTACCCGGGCTGTGGACGCAACGCCACAAACACCTTCTGGACACGG GGTTGCTATGAGAAGGTAGAGGAGTGGCTGGATGACAACAAACACCTTCTGGGAACCATCgccatgtgtgtgttggtcatACAG CTCCTTGGTATGGCTTTCTCGATGACGCTTTACCAACAGATCCACCGAGCAGGGAAGAAGTACGAAGCCTGA